The following coding sequences are from one Campylobacter sp. RM16187 window:
- a CDS encoding radical SAM protein codes for MFKERIKGHHTGGGGSKPVPATEEELFEFLQGTPERKDGIIYFHIPFCDNICSFCSMNRSKLDGELDTYTEFLLSEIEKFGNTPYMKAKNIESVYFGGGTPTTLKERHLEPIINAIHKNFKISDTCEFSLESTLHNLNLKKLKLLDKLGVNRFSIGVQTFSNDGRKLLNRVFDKEEALKRLKQIRDNFDKFVCIDIIYNYPSETVEEVLEDARIVKELKIDSVSFYSLMFSQGSVLSKEISPDYYSLETDKELHHAFANSLLDSGDYEVLEHTKINRKNRDEYKYIRLGHKGEDTLPIGFGAGGRLGNYSMFAMNKERRMITKTNETQRNFGKFMSLFQYPNVKFSDMSQYIKPTTLEEIKDFLKLCEKHDYMKVNDHGATLNIEGVFWGNTMAAEISKIARKDFEWKKL; via the coding sequence ATGTTTAAGGAACGTATAAAGGGACATCATACCGGAGGAGGCGGGAGCAAGCCTGTTCCGGCAACAGAGGAAGAGCTTTTTGAATTTTTACAAGGCACTCCTGAGCGTAAAGACGGTATTATATATTTTCATATACCGTTTTGTGATAATATCTGTTCGTTTTGCTCGATGAATAGAAGCAAACTTGACGGCGAGCTTGACACTTATACTGAATTTTTACTAAGCGAGATAGAAAAATTCGGCAATACTCCATATATGAAAGCCAAAAATATAGAGTCGGTTTATTTTGGAGGAGGCACTCCCACGACTCTAAAAGAGCGTCATTTAGAGCCTATCATAAATGCTATACACAAAAATTTTAAAATTTCAGACACCTGCGAATTTAGCCTTGAGAGCACTTTACACAACCTAAATTTAAAGAAGCTAAAACTGCTTGATAAGCTCGGAGTAAATCGCTTTAGTATAGGTGTTCAGACTTTTTCCAATGACGGTAGAAAGCTTCTAAATAGGGTATTTGACAAAGAAGAAGCTCTTAAGAGACTAAAACAAATAAGAGATAATTTTGATAAATTTGTATGCATAGATATTATATACAACTACCCCAGTGAAACGGTAGAAGAGGTGCTTGAAGACGCAAGAATAGTAAAAGAGCTTAAAATAGACAGCGTTAGTTTTTACTCATTGATGTTTAGTCAAGGATCTGTTCTATCTAAAGAAATTTCGCCTGACTACTACAGCCTTGAAACTGACAAAGAGCTTCATCACGCTTTTGCAAATTCTCTTCTTGATAGCGGAGATTACGAAGTTTTAGAACACACAAAGATTAATAGAAAAAACAGAGATGAGTATAAATATATCCGTCTTGGACACAAAGGAGAAGATACTCTTCCTATAGGATTTGGAGCAGGCGGCAGGCTTGGCAATTATTCGATGTTTGCGATGAATAAAGAGCGTAGAATGATCACAAAGACAAATGAAACGCAAAGAAATTTCGGAAAATTTATGAGTCTTTTTCAATATCCAAATGTAAAATTTAGCGATATGAGTCAATATATAAAGCCTACTACTCTTGAAGAGATCAAAGATTTTCTAAAACTTTGCGAAAAACACGACTATATGAAAGTCAACGATCATGGTGCAACCTTAAATATTGAAGGAGTATTTTGGGGAAATACTATGGCGGCTGAAATATCAAAAATAGCAAGAAAGGATTTTGAATGGAAAAAGTTGTAG
- a CDS encoding glucose-6-phosphate isomerase encodes MVKNNLFFEKTPISAIKSYAKRMNEEFESGDIGYYHLPELGGDILTSINKLENKFKDIKNIVLVGIGGSSLGVKALKCLLKSRKKPDSKELYFLDNVDPFSFEKLLDKLKFNDTLFIISSKSGTTIETITLFKCILDCFKPSNLNKNFLIITDPGSPLEFYAKENNISLFNIPKNVGGRFSVLSAIGLVPLTLCGYDTKALLNGAIECKKQFLQENDNTLMYKAYHYATHKNAKINVIFSYSDRFLEFNDWYVQLWAESLGKKECFKRYGLTPVGLIGSRDQHSFLQLIMDGIKDKTVTFIKILDHDSTITTPNINLNNLEACNFANDFSLSDLINAQCDATTHALIQEGISVDLISIDRLDEWHAGYLIYYYELLTSATGIMLGINTYDQPGVEVGKRILKTMLQK; translated from the coding sequence ATGGTAAAAAATAATCTTTTCTTTGAAAAAACACCTATATCGGCTATAAAATCGTATGCGAAACGTATGAATGAGGAGTTTGAAAGTGGCGATATAGGGTATTATCATCTTCCTGAACTAGGAGGCGATATATTGACCTCTATAAACAAGCTTGAAAATAAATTTAAAGATATAAAAAATATAGTTTTAGTAGGCATAGGAGGGAGCTCTCTTGGAGTTAAGGCTCTAAAATGCCTTCTCAAGTCAAGAAAAAAGCCCGATAGCAAAGAGCTATATTTTTTAGATAACGTTGATCCATTTAGCTTTGAAAAGCTACTTGATAAACTAAAATTTAACGATACTCTATTTATCATAAGCTCAAAATCAGGCACCACGATAGAGACTATTACTCTTTTTAAATGTATTCTTGACTGCTTTAAACCTAGCAATTTAAACAAAAATTTTCTCATTATCACAGACCCTGGCTCTCCACTTGAATTTTATGCAAAAGAAAACAATATATCATTATTTAATATTCCTAAAAACGTAGGTGGTAGATTTAGTGTATTAAGTGCGATTGGACTTGTGCCTTTGACGCTTTGTGGATATGATACTAAAGCTCTTCTTAACGGGGCAATTGAATGCAAAAAGCAGTTTTTACAAGAAAACGATAATACTTTAATGTATAAAGCATATCATTATGCAACACATAAAAATGCAAAAATAAATGTAATTTTTAGCTACTCTGATAGATTTTTGGAATTTAATGATTGGTATGTTCAGCTATGGGCTGAGAGCCTTGGAAAAAAAGAATGTTTTAAAAGATATGGACTGACACCTGTCGGGCTAATTGGCTCAAGAGATCAGCATAGCTTTTTGCAACTAATAATGGATGGAATAAAAGATAAAACCGTGACTTTTATAAAAATTTTAGATCATGACTCGACAATTACTACACCAAATATAAATTTAAACAACCTTGAAGCCTGTAATTTTGCAAATGACTTTAGCCTATCGGACCTAATAAATGCACAATGCGATGCTACCACGCACGCTCTCATTCAAGAGGGAATAAGTGTAGATCTAATAAGCATAGATAGGCTTGATGAGTGGCATGCAGGCTATCTCATATATTATTACGAGCTTTTAACATCTGCTACAGGGATAATGCTAGGAATTAACACATACGATCAACCCGGAGTAGAAGTAGGAAAAAGAATTTTAAAAACTATGCTTCAAAAATAA
- the galU gene encoding UTP--glucose-1-phosphate uridylyltransferase GalU: MIQTCLFPAAGYGTRFLPATKSLPKEMLPILTKPLIHYGVDEALEAGMKNMAFITGRGKRALEDYFDISYELEHQISGTNKEYLLTEIRDLMAKCTFSFTRQESMRGLGNAIHTGKTLIRDEPFGVVLADDLCINEQGVGVLTQMVRIYEKYRCSIVAVMEVPRDKVSSYGIVSGRYIEDDLIMVDDMVEKPSVEEAPTNLAIIGRYILTPDIFSILEQTKPGKNGEVQITDALKEQAKNGMVLAYKFKGRRFDCGSVAGFVEATNFFYELHKDGKK, encoded by the coding sequence ATGATACAAACTTGCCTTTTCCCGGCTGCGGGATACGGTACTAGATTTTTACCTGCGACCAAATCCTTGCCAAAAGAGATGCTTCCGATACTTACAAAACCGCTTATTCACTATGGGGTGGACGAAGCGCTAGAAGCCGGGATGAAAAATATGGCTTTTATAACAGGGCGTGGCAAGCGAGCGCTGGAGGATTATTTTGACATCAGCTACGAGCTTGAACACCAAATTTCAGGCACAAACAAAGAGTATTTGCTAACCGAAATTCGCGATCTGATGGCAAAATGCACATTTTCATTTACTCGCCAAGAGAGCATGCGAGGGCTTGGAAATGCGATACATACAGGCAAAACCCTTATCAGAGACGAGCCTTTTGGCGTTGTTTTGGCTGATGATCTTTGTATCAACGAGCAAGGTGTAGGAGTTCTTACTCAGATGGTAAGGATATATGAGAAGTATCGCTGCTCTATAGTAGCCGTCATGGAAGTACCAAGAGATAAGGTAAGTAGTTATGGTATCGTAAGCGGTAGATACATAGAAGATGACCTCATAATGGTTGATGATATGGTTGAAAAACCGAGCGTCGAAGAGGCGCCTACAAATTTAGCTATCATCGGAAGATATATACTAACACCTGATATATTTTCAATTTTAGAGCAAACAAAGCCCGGCAAAAACGGAGAAGTTCAAATAACCGACGCACTAAAAGAACAAGCTAAAAATGGTATGGTGCTGGCATATAAATTTAAAGGCAGACGCTTTGACTGCGGAAGTGTTGCAGGATTTGTAGAGGCCACAAATTTCTTTTACGAGCTTCATAAAGATGGTAAAAAATAA
- a CDS encoding energy transducer TonB, translated as MRYFILSLIINIAILFIPLQSDEILSKKIEEQVQTKVVLNFVKEVKEEPKEPTPPIPEPIIEEPIKEPEVEEVKIEPEIVKVEKPKEIKKPKPKKVVKTPKKIPVQEPVVEVPKVEPVEVAPVKEVAAPTIEKKEVINKEGFCKENVGFKVLKEPRADYPKKALMLRLKETFYVEVDFRIINNEIKVVAVRGKNKIFNDEAERLTKDMQIKVLKELDHCVITKPYEFKIKD; from the coding sequence ATGCGCTACTTTATTCTCTCTTTGATTATAAATATAGCAATACTATTTATACCGCTTCAGTCAGATGAAATTCTTTCAAAAAAGATAGAGGAGCAGGTTCAAACAAAGGTTGTATTAAATTTTGTCAAAGAGGTAAAAGAGGAGCCAAAAGAGCCCACTCCACCCATACCTGAACCCATTATAGAAGAACCTATAAAGGAGCCTGAGGTAGAAGAGGTAAAGATAGAGCCTGAAATCGTAAAAGTAGAAAAGCCAAAAGAGATTAAAAAACCTAAGCCAAAAAAAGTCGTGAAAACCCCTAAGAAAATTCCTGTGCAAGAGCCTGTAGTAGAGGTGCCAAAAGTGGAACCCGTAGAGGTTGCTCCTGTAAAAGAAGTCGCAGCTCCTACGATAGAGAAAAAAGAGGTTATCAACAAGGAGGGGTTTTGCAAGGAAAATGTAGGTTTCAAAGTTTTAAAAGAGCCTAGAGCGGATTATCCCAAAAAGGCTTTAATGCTTAGACTTAAAGAGACATTTTACGTCGAAGTTGATTTTAGGATAATAAACAATGAGATAAAAGTTGTCGCTGTTAGAGGAAAAAATAAAATTTTTAACGATGAGGCGGAAAGACTTACAAAAGATATGCAGATAAAAGTTCTAAAAGAGCTTGACCACTGCGTGATAACAAAACCTTATGAGTTTAAGATAAAGGACTAA
- a CDS encoding flavodoxin family protein encodes MEKVVVYSSLTGNTRKVGEAIAEEIGCKAVSFEDECVNDLSEFDFVAVGFYVDKGGPDAHFKRYIKEKIKNKNVGLFITLGAEPEGEHGVKMLEVGREILEQNGNKILREFICQGAIDPKLIEQMREMAAKAGNKAVHPITPEREARWAAAASHPDETDIANAKAAFRGV; translated from the coding sequence ATGGAAAAAGTTGTAGTTTATAGCTCACTAACGGGAAATACGCGCAAAGTGGGCGAAGCCATAGCAGAAGAGATCGGATGTAAGGCGGTTAGCTTTGAAGATGAGTGCGTTAATGATTTAAGCGAATTTGACTTCGTAGCGGTTGGCTTTTATGTAGATAAGGGCGGTCCTGACGCCCATTTTAAACGCTACATAAAAGAAAAGATTAAAAATAAAAATGTAGGTCTTTTCATAACTCTTGGAGCTGAGCCTGAAGGCGAGCACGGAGTAAAGATGCTTGAAGTCGGTAGAGAAATTTTAGAGCAAAACGGCAATAAAATTTTGCGTGAATTTATCTGCCAAGGAGCGATCGATCCAAAACTTATCGAGCAGATGCGCGAAATGGCTGCAAAGGCAGGAAACAAAGCCGTTCATCCTATCACGCCTGAGCGCGAAGCAAGATGGGCTGCTGCTGCAAGCCATCCGGATGAAACCGATATAGCTAACGCAAAAGCTGCATTTAGGGGGGTTTAA
- a CDS encoding ABC transporter ATP-binding protein, protein MSVIVENLNFTYGAKEILKDISLNAKNGEFIGILGPNGCGKSTLLKNILRVLAPKSGIVKIIDKPLKDYSLKELAKTLGFVPQKSVLSMPLLVEDILLMGRFSHLKSQFSGYSKEDRQKVNQIMELLDISHFAKRIAHSLSGGEFQRVLLARALVSEPKILLLDEPTSALDLNYAIEIMKICTKLTKELNLLSIMVLHDLNLASLFCNEVLMLKDGKVKYKGSPKELYTKEILKEIYGLNCDVIEYKDNPFVIALKD, encoded by the coding sequence ATGAGCGTAATTGTTGAAAATCTAAATTTTACTTACGGAGCCAAAGAGATATTAAAAGACATAAGCCTAAATGCAAAAAATGGCGAATTTATAGGCATTTTAGGGCCAAACGGATGTGGTAAATCAACTCTTTTAAAAAACATCCTAAGAGTGCTTGCTCCAAAAAGCGGAATAGTAAAAATAATCGACAAACCGCTTAAAGACTACTCTTTAAAAGAGCTTGCTAAAACACTTGGCTTTGTGCCTCAAAAATCGGTTCTGTCTATGCCTCTTTTGGTTGAAGACATCTTACTTATGGGAAGATTTTCTCACCTTAAAAGCCAATTTTCAGGATACAGCAAGGAAGATAGACAAAAGGTCAATCAGATTATGGAGTTGCTTGACATATCTCATTTTGCAAAGCGTATCGCACACTCTCTTAGTGGAGGAGAATTTCAGCGTGTTTTACTTGCGCGTGCACTTGTAAGTGAGCCAAAAATTTTACTCTTAGATGAGCCTACATCGGCACTTGATCTAAACTACGCCATAGAGATTATGAAAATATGCACTAAGCTTACCAAAGAGCTAAACTTACTCTCCATAATGGTTTTACACGATCTAAATTTGGCATCTTTGTTTTGTAACGAAGTTTTGATGCTAAAAGATGGTAAAGTGAAATATAAAGGTAGTCCAAAAGAGCTTTATACAAAGGAAATTTTAAAAGAAATTTATGGACTAAACTGCGATGTTATCGAATATAAGGACAATCCGTTTGTGATTGCATTAAAGGATTAA
- a CDS encoding ABC transporter substrate-binding protein: MKKLFLILAILASFLNAKKLVVLDPAVVEIIYMLEAEDQIAAISTLSMSKIWPEEKTSKLKSVGTYTKPNLEKIVELKPDLVIVSFHSVDVQDSLKKFNLPTLTLKADSVDAIYSNIEEVGKITGKEEKAKEVISNIKAKFKSFEDPKLKGKKVVSFFSSTPITTFSSSTLPGDMLKKLGLINIADGLEGATPVVSPEFILSSNPDFIIIIGGMGNGSDILKTNPALSKTNAAKNNKIITVPSSLLLRGTPRIGDGVEHLYNLLIK; the protein is encoded by the coding sequence ATGAAAAAACTGTTTTTAATTTTAGCGATATTGGCAAGTTTTTTAAATGCCAAAAAGTTGGTCGTTCTTGACCCTGCAGTAGTTGAGATCATATATATGCTTGAGGCAGAAGATCAAATAGCGGCTATTTCAACTCTTTCTATGTCAAAAATTTGGCCTGAAGAAAAGACTTCAAAGCTAAAAAGCGTAGGCACTTACACAAAGCCGAATTTAGAAAAGATAGTCGAACTAAAGCCGGATCTCGTCATAGTTAGCTTTCACTCGGTAGATGTGCAAGATAGTCTTAAAAAATTTAATCTTCCTACACTTACTCTAAAAGCCGATAGCGTCGATGCTATTTATAGCAATATTGAGGAAGTAGGTAAAATAACAGGCAAAGAGGAAAAGGCTAAAGAGGTAATAAGCAATATAAAAGCCAAATTCAAAAGCTTTGAAGATCCTAAGCTAAAAGGCAAAAAAGTAGTATCATTTTTCTCTTCAACTCCTATTACCACTTTTAGCTCATCAACCCTACCAGGAGATATGCTAAAAAAACTAGGACTTATAAACATAGCAGATGGCTTAGAGGGTGCGACACCTGTAGTTTCGCCTGAGTTTATACTATCTTCAAATCCTGATTTTATAATCATTATAGGCGGAATGGGAAACGGCAGCGATATCTTAAAAACAAATCCTGCACTTTCAAAGACAAATGCAGCTAAAAACAATAAGATAATAACAGTTCCATCATCTCTTCTGCTTCGCGGAACTCCTCGTATAGGAGATGGAGTGGAACATCTTTATAATTTATTGATAAAGTAA
- a CDS encoding tyrosine-type recombinase/integrase, protein MKLSQISSSYVRELERTDYAYVGEIKCLYKHTNRLPSDIEKITQADIVAWVWYMRSYLAPQTIKKIVLAWRRACEFAIEKGILDRNPFLKAKYPKVQIPKTSPFTKEEVTKLLEYSSGSMQAFLAVAFYTGARTCEILALEWSDIDFEKKTISITKSLSRGVVRNRTKTEVDREIPLFDEILPYLRQIEKSARWIFSYNCDHLFGSYSLYRPWKRLCKECGVEYRSLRHTRHTFATHMVEKAVRGEIPIKWVSQILGHSLEMTLKVYARLIKDEHLGIDRGIKIF, encoded by the coding sequence ATGAAACTCTCACAAATTTCAAGCTCCTATGTTCGGGAGCTTGAGCGAACAGACTATGCTTATGTAGGCGAAATAAAATGCCTATATAAGCATACAAATAGGCTTCCAAGCGATATAGAGAAAATCACTCAAGCGGATATTGTGGCATGGGTTTGGTATATGAGAAGCTATCTGGCTCCTCAAACAATCAAGAAGATCGTGCTAGCTTGGAGAAGAGCTTGCGAGTTTGCGATAGAAAAAGGTATACTTGACAGGAATCCTTTTTTAAAAGCCAAATATCCAAAAGTTCAGATCCCAAAAACCTCCCCTTTCACAAAAGAAGAGGTAACAAAACTACTAGAATACTCAAGCGGTAGCATGCAGGCTTTTTTGGCTGTTGCCTTTTATACAGGGGCTAGGACATGTGAGATACTGGCTCTTGAGTGGAGCGATATAGATTTTGAGAAGAAAACCATATCCATCACAAAGAGCCTCTCAAGAGGTGTTGTGAGAAATAGGACAAAAACAGAGGTGGATAGAGAAATACCACTATTTGATGAGATATTGCCGTATTTGCGGCAGATTGAAAAAAGCGCCAGATGGATATTTTCATACAACTGCGATCATCTATTTGGCTCCTATTCTTTGTATAGACCATGGAAGAGGCTTTGCAAGGAGTGCGGAGTAGAATATAGGTCATTGAGACACACAAGACATACTTTCGCTACTCACATGGTGGAAAAGGCTGTCAGAGGAGAAATCCCAATCAAGTGGGTATCACAGATACTAGGACACTCTTTAGAAATGACACTGAAAGTCTACGCCAGACTTATCAAGGATGAGCATTTGGGTATTGATAGGGGTATCAAAATTTTCTAG